From the Roseibium salinum genome, one window contains:
- a CDS encoding AAA family ATPase, with the protein MILTLAVSGYRSLRDIVLPLERITLVTGANGSGKSSLYRSIRLLAEVAQGQAIASLAAEGGLQSTLWAGPETVSRAMKRGEVPVQGTVRKSVVSLKLGFADEDYGYAIDLGLPADAGRSAFSMDPEIKAEALWAGEALSRSNEIAGRNGPTVRLLDSQGQRIPVVQNLARFDSMMTHAADPKDGLELLVMRERMRAWRFYDHLRTDRDAPARFPKIGTRTPVLGADGGDLAAALQTIVEIGDERALADAVDDAFPGATIQIAVNDGYFELLMQQKGLLRPLRAGELSDGTLRYLLLTAALLSPRPAPLIVLNEPETSLHPALLEPLARLIGKAAEKTQVIVVSHASELVSVLAAEHGCVRYDLRKELGETVVDGIDPPRWAWPKR; encoded by the coding sequence ATGATCCTTACCCTGGCCGTCTCCGGCTACCGTTCTCTTCGCGATATCGTCCTGCCGCTTGAGCGGATCACGCTGGTGACCGGCGCGAACGGCAGCGGCAAGTCGAGCCTTTACCGGTCGATCCGGCTGCTTGCGGAGGTCGCGCAGGGCCAGGCCATCGCCTCGCTGGCCGCGGAAGGCGGCCTGCAGTCGACGCTCTGGGCCGGGCCGGAAACCGTCTCGCGGGCCATGAAGCGGGGGGAGGTGCCGGTTCAGGGCACGGTGCGCAAGTCCGTCGTCAGCCTCAAGCTGGGGTTCGCCGACGAGGACTATGGCTATGCCATCGATCTCGGCCTTCCGGCGGATGCGGGCCGATCGGCCTTTTCCATGGATCCGGAGATCAAGGCGGAGGCCCTGTGGGCCGGCGAGGCGCTCTCCCGCTCGAACGAGATTGCCGGGCGCAACGGGCCCACCGTCAGGTTGCTCGATAGCCAGGGGCAACGGATCCCGGTCGTCCAGAACCTTGCCCGCTTCGACAGCATGATGACCCATGCCGCCGACCCGAAGGATGGTCTCGAGCTTCTGGTGATGCGCGAACGCATGCGGGCCTGGCGGTTTTACGACCACCTTCGCACGGACCGGGATGCACCTGCCAGATTCCCGAAGATCGGCACGAGAACCCCGGTGCTCGGGGCCGATGGCGGTGATCTTGCCGCTGCGCTGCAGACCATTGTGGAGATCGGCGACGAACGGGCGCTGGCGGATGCGGTTGACGACGCCTTTCCGGGCGCAACCATTCAGATCGCCGTCAATGACGGCTATTTCGAACTGCTGATGCAGCAGAAGGGCCTGTTGCGGCCGTTGCGGGCCGGAGAACTGTCGGACGGGACACTGCGCTACCTTCTGCTCACGGCGGCGCTCCTGTCGCCCCGGCCCGCACCGCTGATCGTCCTCAACGAACCGGAGACGAGCCTGCACCCAGCGCTTCTGGAACCGCTCGCCCGGCTGATCGGCAAGGCGGCGGAGAAGACCCAGGTGATCGTCGTGTCTCATGCGAGTGAACTGGTGTCCGTCCTGGCGGCCGAACACGGCTGCGTCCGCTACGATTTGCGCAAGGAACTGGGCGAAACGGTTGTGGACGGAATCGACCCTCCACGCTGGGCCTGGCCGAAGCGGTAA
- a CDS encoding long-chain-fatty-acid--CoA ligase, translating to MTTAEEWNAAFKPRPIHEYLEASVAEFGSRPAADFMGKVWTYAEIGALVDGTAAGLQAMGVGPGVHVGLCLPNTPFYTIFYFAILKIGGTVTNFNPLYVERELAFQARDADVRIMVTMDLKVIYDKVEEVRKDKILDKIIVCPMTFCLPTVKKVLFSLFKRKEIAGIPDDDAHIRFDDLHKAGAHPKPVGIDPDEAIAVLQYTGGTTGVPKGAMLTHTNLSANLEQMRCVFERARRGEERMLCVLPFFHVFAMTVAQNLSIILGAEMVLQPRFELKALLDAIKRKKVTLFPGVPTIYTAINNSPLTANYDLSSINLCLSGGAPLPVEVKESFEKLTGCILVEGYGLTETSPVAAVNPLDKGSRAGSIGRPAPGTSVRFVSIEDRKTEVPKGEKGELLIHGPQVMKGYWKRDDATAEVITGDRYLHTGDVGYQDEDGFIYLVDRIKDLILCSGYNVYPRVIEEAIYQHEAVDETIVIAIPDDYRGQSPKAFIKLKEGRSLTADDMMSFLKDHLSAIEMPREIEFRDQLPKTMVGKLSKKELVEEEAQKRAAAQAETA from the coding sequence ATGACGACAGCGGAGGAGTGGAACGCGGCGTTCAAGCCCCGTCCCATACACGAGTATCTTGAAGCCAGCGTCGCCGAGTTCGGATCGCGGCCGGCCGCCGATTTCATGGGCAAGGTCTGGACCTATGCGGAAATCGGCGCGCTTGTCGACGGCACGGCGGCCGGACTTCAGGCCATGGGCGTCGGGCCCGGCGTTCATGTCGGCCTCTGCCTGCCGAACACCCCTTTCTATACGATTTTCTATTTCGCCATTTTGAAGATCGGCGGCACGGTCACCAACTTCAATCCGCTCTATGTCGAGCGCGAGCTAGCCTTCCAGGCGCGCGATGCGGACGTGCGTATCATGGTGACGATGGATCTGAAGGTGATCTATGACAAGGTCGAAGAGGTCCGCAAGGACAAGATCCTCGACAAGATCATCGTCTGCCCGATGACCTTCTGCCTGCCCACGGTCAAGAAGGTGCTGTTCAGCCTCTTCAAGCGCAAGGAAATCGCCGGTATTCCCGACGATGACGCGCATATCCGTTTCGATGACCTGCACAAGGCGGGAGCGCATCCCAAGCCGGTGGGGATTGATCCCGACGAGGCGATCGCGGTTCTGCAATATACCGGCGGCACCACCGGCGTTCCCAAGGGGGCGATGCTGACCCATACGAACCTGTCGGCCAATCTCGAGCAGATGCGCTGCGTGTTCGAAAGGGCACGGCGGGGCGAGGAAAGGATGCTCTGCGTGCTGCCGTTCTTCCATGTCTTTGCCATGACGGTGGCGCAGAATCTGTCGATCATCCTGGGTGCGGAAATGGTGCTGCAGCCGCGGTTCGAACTGAAGGCGCTGCTCGATGCGATCAAGCGCAAGAAGGTGACGCTGTTTCCAGGCGTTCCGACCATCTACACCGCGATCAACAATTCGCCGCTGACGGCGAATTACGACCTGTCCAGCATCAACCTGTGCCTGTCCGGGGGCGCACCGCTTCCGGTGGAGGTGAAGGAGAGTTTCGAAAAGCTCACCGGCTGCATTCTGGTGGAGGGCTACGGCCTGACGGAAACCTCACCGGTGGCCGCGGTCAATCCGCTCGACAAGGGCAGCCGCGCAGGGTCCATCGGCCGGCCCGCCCCCGGCACCAGCGTGCGGTTCGTCAGTATTGAAGACCGCAAAACCGAGGTTCCCAAAGGCGAGAAGGGCGAATTGCTGATCCACGGCCCCCAGGTGATGAAAGGCTATTGGAAGCGGGACGATGCCACCGCCGAGGTCATCACCGGCGACCGCTATCTGCACACCGGCGACGTCGGTTATCAGGACGAGGACGGTTTCATTTATCTCGTCGACCGCATCAAGGACCTGATCCTGTGCTCCGGCTACAATGTCTATCCGCGTGTGATCGAAGAAGCGATCTACCAGCACGAGGCGGTGGACGAGACCATCGTCATCGCCATCCCTGACGACTATCGCGGCCAGTCGCCCAAGGCCTTTATCAAGCTGAAGGAAGGCCGTTCCCTTACCGCCGATGACATGATGTCCTTTCTGAAGGATCACCTGTCGGCGATCGAGATGCCAAGGGAAATCGAGTTCCGGGACCAGTTGCCCAAGACCATGGTCGGAAAGCTGTCCAAGAAGGAACTGGTCGAGGAAGAGGCGCAGAAACGGGCTGCGGCACAGGCCGAGACTGCCTGA
- a CDS encoding DMT family transporter produces MDMRQKDPEPAEASGASSPAAGNRLQRKITAMTAHLPSNTIGALWILLAAVLFSMMVTLIKLLGQDLSVFQILFVRQGLMLLIVAPKILSGLPTSLATKRPGLQLIRIVIATTAMLMGFTAVIELPLADATAISFSKTFFVTIFAIWLLGETVGVHRWGATIIGFLGVLLMLRPDGEGLVDPYAMLALAGAACAGMVMIVVRMLTRTDAPVTILTYQAFGVGLIMAVPAFLTWQAPTLEQWGLLLLVGVISWAAQMCNIQAFKAGEATAIASLDYTRLLYATFFGALVFNQWPRLETLIGAAVIIAASIYTVRREAKRGRELARAADARGYSN; encoded by the coding sequence ATGGATATGCGCCAGAAAGACCCGGAGCCGGCAGAGGCATCCGGAGCGTCCAGTCCCGCCGCCGGCAACCGCCTGCAGCGGAAGATCACCGCAATGACCGCTCATCTGCCCTCCAACACCATCGGCGCGCTCTGGATACTGCTCGCGGCCGTCCTGTTTTCGATGATGGTCACCCTGATCAAGCTTCTCGGGCAGGACCTCAGCGTCTTCCAGATTCTCTTCGTGCGTCAGGGACTGATGCTGCTCATCGTTGCTCCGAAGATCCTGAGCGGGCTGCCGACGTCGCTGGCAACCAAACGGCCGGGCCTGCAGCTCATCCGCATCGTGATCGCAACCACGGCCATGCTCATGGGCTTTACCGCAGTGATCGAACTGCCGCTTGCCGATGCGACGGCGATCAGCTTTTCCAAGACCTTCTTCGTCACGATCTTCGCCATCTGGCTGCTGGGCGAAACCGTGGGCGTGCATCGCTGGGGCGCTACCATCATCGGCTTCCTGGGCGTGCTGCTGATGCTTCGCCCGGATGGCGAAGGCCTCGTCGATCCATACGCCATGCTGGCGCTTGCGGGCGCTGCGTGCGCCGGAATGGTCATGATCGTGGTGCGCATGCTGACCCGGACGGACGCGCCGGTAACCATCCTGACCTACCAGGCCTTCGGCGTCGGCCTGATCATGGCCGTACCGGCCTTCCTGACCTGGCAGGCGCCCACCCTCGAACAGTGGGGTCTCCTCCTGCTGGTCGGCGTCATCTCCTGGGCCGCACAGATGTGCAACATCCAGGCGTTCAAGGCCGGCGAAGCCACGGCCATCGCCTCGCTCGACTATACGAGACTGCTTTATGCGACCTTCTTCGGGGCTCTGGTCTTCAACCAGTGGCCGCGGCTGGAAACGCTGATCGGCGCCGCCGTCATCATCGCCGCCTCGATCTACACCGTCCGCCGCGAAGCCAAACGCGGCCGAGAACTTGCCCGCGCCGCCGACGCGCGCGGCTATTCGAATTGA